The Pyrus communis chromosome 5, drPyrComm1.1, whole genome shotgun sequence region tgtttgatttgttttactGGATGCCAATGTACAGATTCATGGCCGAGTACTAAAAATTAGCTTAAAATACAAGTAAATAAGTGGCCCAAGTtaaattgtttcaaaattcGTGTAATCAAGCGGTAGATTTGACAAGAATGGTTGAACTCGGTTGCATCGTAGTCTCTCTATTTGTCTTGGTTTCTCGCGGATCTCTCGACACAAATTACATCGTCAATCCAAGCAACAATGTTGAATGCCAAACTCTCCAACACTCTTGAGTAGCTCTCCAGTACTGATTGCCCCACATCCTGCAAAAACCGCCGATAACAAACACTTCGATCAATTAGTCAAAATTTTACCCGTGCTCCAAGTGATCGCGTTTCACTCGTTTTCTGACAAGATATTGTCATGTTATCTGTCGCGTTGTTTGGTGAACTAATTTAGAGTCCGTCGAGTATGTTTCGTGTGATTTAGATGGATTTATTGACAGTGTGAGTGCTTACCTTATTGCATTGGATTTTGCAAGTATCCAAGGATGTCTGAGAGAGCTCAGGATATCTCTGCTTCAAACACAACAGCAAACACTCGGCTCTCTCCGCCAAAACATGATTCTTGTCGTTCCTTTCTGTTTCCGACATTAGATCTTTTACCATGATCcatgaagattttgagttgCTCATGCACGCTTTACGTCTCCACGTGTACATCGAAGCTTCGACCCTGTCTGCAAGATCAAGTGCTTCGTGTTCAGTTGCTATGTTAAGGCAGTCCAGAAGGTGGTCTGGAGAGAACTTGTCTGTGGTGCACATGTAGCGGTATATGGAGTCTCCAAGACAAGCTCTTCCACTCTGACAAACAAATTGTTTTGTAGAAGAGGAGAAAAGCCAAGTTAGATAAAGCCTACTACTTTACACGTAACAAAACGAACTAGGGTAGAAGAAGAAGTGATTTCAGCATACTTGTTTTCTCACATGCGTACTCGTATTGATTTCTAACCTTTAAATTGAATGAATCAAAGGGAAATTTGGAGATCAAAAATAAAGAGGTGTGTGCTAAAGGATAAAAGAGTGTGGAAATCATTTCCCTAGCTTTTTGGCGTTAATTGGTTGATATTCTTCCAATATTACTCCTATAGGATTAAATATTGACACACCAACTTCAAGTCACAAGGTTTCATGTTCAAATTTGGGGTGTCGCCTgatcaacaaaaaatcgaaataCCTTCTTCTGTTTTGAcaatgtaatttgatttttgGACTAAACCCGTCACCCGAAATTTGtggtacttgcattttattttttgtgtgaaCACGCACGCCCCATTTTAATTGTTCGTCTCAGACCTCAAAAATCTCAGGCGCGTCCTTGTATCTGAGGAGTCTAGGGGTTTTCGAAACCATAACAATATTTATGTTAGTTGATTGAGGACTTACCTTTGGAAGAGTTGACATGTATGAGTCTGGGATTTCCATCTCAGCAAGAATACTGCTATTGATTGCCATGGCTGCTTTGTGGATTTGATTAGAACTGTCACGTTTGTGTCTCAAATGTTTCCTTGCCTTCTCAGAGAGGCCTCCCGGAGGAACACATGGAACCGGCAACCACCATTTCTCCTCATTCCGCTGAACAACCACCCTTCGAAATGATCCTGTACgcgttgaatttgatgacatgcTCCCTTTTTCTGCATACCAGAATTCTGTATCCTGGAAACTATCAAGTACTTCCTGCCCAAAGAAAAAATTCACGAACTTTCAGAGCTTGATTGAATAAACAAGGGTTAATAATATGCGATATTTTAGCGCTGAAGGCAAGTCTTACAATAAGCATTGCGTCAAGCTTTTGCAAAGCTGGAAGGTTGATATAAAGATCAGATCTTGGCCTGCTTTTCATGAACTGAAAACCAATGAACTTTATGTTAAAAACAGGCAAAGATGGCAGAATCTAATCGAACAAAAGACCGGTTTTCGACAACCACCTCCACTTCTGTCCCATCTTGTAAGTTTTGTGATATGGGGATAAGTTCTATGATGTAATCACAGACCGACAGAAGACAGTTCATCTCCCTCTTCCACATGGCTTTCTTCTCAGGATTCAGTGGCTCCAGCCTCAAGTTTTGTCCAAACACAGTGGCTGCAGGATATCCGAAAAGTTGACCCGTTGAAATTGAAATCGACAAATCAACATGTTTACTTCATAATCATATGCATCATCAAAATTTGAAGATAGAGAAATTTACCGTAGAGGTTGGTTATCGAATTTGATATTGTGACCGCGGTGCATACACCTTTCCCACTTCCTGACATGTCTTCACCCAACAAGAGCTTTGCAAATCGTTCTTTCATCATCTCAAGCTCTGccaatttcataaacagttaAACAGTTACTTATTACTGCTTTTAAATTGTTATTTCGAGAGGGAAGTGATTTCCGCACACGTTTTTACTCCTTCTGCAGACCTCTCTTTATTTCTGTCTCCTccgatttattcaatccaaaggcCATGAAAAAGGAAGGTGCGCGGAAATCATTTCCTTATTTATAAACAAAACTATTGAAACCTACCTGAATCAACTGCGTCGTCATCTTGAAGCGTTTCATCAGAGGCATTCTTGTTATGCTGCTTCATTCCAAGTCTGGTAAGAGACGCCCGGTTGGATTTTACATTTGGGTAGAACCAGGGAGAAGCTTCACCAGAGTAGCTGCTGTCATCCAGAGACTCAGAGAAAGCCGAGGTCTCTGAATTTGTCCGGCGGTACATAAAAGAATCGCCACTTGTTGAAGTTTCTGCGAGCGAATGATCAGTTTGGTCCACAGAAGAAGGTGAAGGCTGGTAACCCAGATCATAGTGTTCATCATAACTTTGTGAATTGTCCATTTCAGCTCTAAACTTGTGGTCTAAGTCTAAAATCTCAAAAACCTGCAAAtactttagtcatttaacaaAAGTTACAATTTGGGTTTGTGGTAGgattcaaaatccaaaaaagaaaCCTGGGAATTGGTTTATATTCTACAATTTAGATTCAGAAAGACAAATCTATAAACAGAAAcagacaaaaagaagaaaaaagtatgattttttttatgctttgaaGGAAAAGCAAAAGAGGTTTGTCATGCGTTGTTTTCATCAGAGGACCAAAGATAAATTATTGACTGATATGCAGCTAAATCTAAAAGCAAAAAAGCAATCTTGGAGGGATTTTTTAGGcgtgaaaactgaaaattatttaaaagcaAACGGTCGATTGAAAAAAGCAAATGGTATATTGTAACAGTCTATTTTTACCTTTTAATGCATGGATTTGAATTTGAACTGTTGAAGTTGGCCGACGACCGTTTGAAATAGCTCCCTCCTTATAGCATTTGCCCTTGATCTTCAAACACTTATTGTTTTCTCTTTCTAAAAGAAAAGATTTCCCAGAAGTGAACATGATCATGGAAAATGCAACATGTTAGCCGTCCGATCGTCGAGTTCTTGAGTGATGGATTAAACAGCACAAACCCAGAAGGAAAAATGGTTGAAGTTCAGACAGGTGGACTGTATCTTAGTTGGACATGAACATAATGTATATATGGTTCTGCAGGGGCAGGTTTATATATATGACTCTGAATATGTGAAATATAATACAAACTTTAGAagggaaaaataataatttggaaACAGTTTGGCAGACTAAGTTAAAAACTAAATTGTAATATTAATAAGGAAATATTTATGTATGTTAACATTTGTATTGACTAATCAATATTCCCTTGTGATATagaaccaaaaattaaaaaaaaaattcatatgatGTGTGGTTATGATGCGTTTATGAATCACACGTAGCCTGCTCAATTATCTCCTTCAACTCCccatcaactttaatcaaatcacCTCCATCTGCCTTGTTTTTagttatttgatttttattctTGTAATTTCCACTTTAGTGACATTTGTATAAATTGGTGATTTATCTGGTGTAAAGTACTTAATTTTTGCAAGAGGTTTgtgatttatttgaattttttttaaaatacaagccatattaaattaatatacatTAAGGCGATGGAGAGGAAAGCCCTATTTACCTAAACAATCCATCACTTGCTTGTGACTCGGTGACTTTCATAGTATTTTCCATTACACTTTAGGTTCGATTCCTCCTCCCATTATCGCTTGTGTGAAGATAAAAAAACCGCTAGTTATGACTTaggaccaaaaaaataaaatagaaagtaAAATACGACATGGGGTCTCAGTTGCATGTTTGTGAATTTAATATGAAATATATTAGTTAGCCCGGTCGGAGGTTAGATTAGAAAGCATGTGTGGAACTTTATAGTAAGCCTTTCCTAACTTCGAATTATTGGACCACCCGAAAAACTAAGACTTGAATATTTAAAGCTtcgttgaaaaagaaaaagaaaaaaaaaaaaaaaatatatatatatatatatatatatatatatatttaaagcaAAATTCAGCTACGTGCCTCCCATACATCCATTTGTGACAGAACGTTGTTACAACTTGGTCTTCATTCATTCTTCGTGCTTTGGATGCGTGATAAGGCTGACAATAATTATACTTAAGGAGGtcaaaatta contains the following coding sequences:
- the LOC137735747 gene encoding rop guanine nucleotide exchange factor 2-like isoform X2 codes for the protein MDNSQSYDEHYDLGYQPSPSSVDQTDHSLAETSTSGDSFMYRRTNSETSAFSESLDDSSYSGEASPWFYPNVKSNRASLTRLGMKQHNKNASDETLQDDDAVDSELEMMKERFAKLLLGEDMSGSGKGVCTAVTISNSITNLYATVFGQNLRLEPLNPEKKAMWKREMNCLLSVCDYIIELIPISQNLQDGTEVEFMKSRPRSDLYINLPALQKLDAMLIEVLDSFQDTEFWYAEKGSMSSNSTRTGSFRRVVVQRNEEKWWLPVPCVPPGGLSEKARKHLRHKRDSSNQIHKAAMAINSSILAEMEIPDSYMSTLPKSGRACLGDSIYRYMCTTDKFSPDHLLDCLNIATEHEALDLADRVEASMYTWRRKACMSNSKSSWIMVKDLMSETERNDKNHVLAERAECLLLCLKQRYPELSQTSLDTCKIQCNKDVGQSVLESYSRVLESLAFNIVAWIDDVICVERSARNQDK
- the LOC137735747 gene encoding rop guanine nucleotide exchange factor 3-like isoform X1, with the protein product MDNSQSYDEHYDLGYQPSPSSVDQTDHSLAETSTSGDSFMYRRTNSETSAFSESLDDSSYSGEASPWFYPNVKSNRASLTRLGMKQHNKNASDETLQDDDAVDSELEMMKERFAKLLLGEDMSGSGKGVCTAVTISNSITNLYATVFGQNLRLEPLNPEKKAMWKREMNCLLSVCDYIIELIPISQNLQDGTEVEFMKSRPRSDLYINLPALQKLDAMLIVRLAFSAKISHIINPCLFNQEVLDSFQDTEFWYAEKGSMSSNSTRTGSFRRVVVQRNEEKWWLPVPCVPPGGLSEKARKHLRHKRDSSNQIHKAAMAINSSILAEMEIPDSYMSTLPKSGRACLGDSIYRYMCTTDKFSPDHLLDCLNIATEHEALDLADRVEASMYTWRRKACMSNSKSSWIMVKDLMSETERNDKNHVLAERAECLLLCLKQRYPELSQTSLDTCKIQCNKDVGQSVLESYSRVLESLAFNIVAWIDDVICVERSARNQDK